One genomic segment of Theobroma cacao cultivar B97-61/B2 chromosome 6, Criollo_cocoa_genome_V2, whole genome shotgun sequence includes these proteins:
- the LOC18596910 gene encoding caffeoylshikimate esterase, whose protein sequence is MEREEDIYYWGNISEEDYHKQQGIKGSKSFHTSPRGLSLFTRSWLPISGTPRGVIFGVHGYGNDMSWTFQSTPIFLAQKGFACFALDLEGHGRSQGLRGFVPNVDLVVQDCLSYFNLIKQDPNLDGLPCFLYGESMGGAICLLIHFADPKGFRGAILVSPMCKISDKVKPRWPLPQVLTFIAKLLPTLAIVPTEDLLYKSVKVEEKKIIGNKNPLRYRGKPRLGTVVELLRVTEYLSQKLCDVSIPFLVVHGSADVVTDPAVSRTLYEEASSQDKTIKIYEGMWHSLLFGEPDDNIEIVRSDILSWLNDRCNTKI, encoded by the coding sequence ATGGAACGGGAAGAAGATATTTACTACTGGGGCAACATCTCAGAGGAGGACTATCACAAGCAGCAAGGGATCAAGGGATCAAAATCATTCCACACCTCACCCAGAGGCCTCTCTCTCTTCACAAGATCATGGCTTCCCATCTCCGGCACTCCACGTGGCGTCATCTTTGGGGTCCACGGGTATGGCAACGACATGAGCTGGACTTTCCAGTCCACACCAATCTTCCTTGCTCAGAAAGGTTTTGCTTGCTTTGCCCTTGACCTTGAAGGCCATGGAAGATCTCAAGGCCTAAGAGGTTTTGTTCCCAATGTTGATTTAGTTGTCCAAGACTGTCTCTCTTACTTCAATCTCATCAAGCAGGATCCTAACTTGGATGGGTTACCATGTTTCCTGTATGGAGAGTCAATGGGTGGTGCTATTTGTTTGTTGATTCATTTTGCTGATCCAAAAGGGTTCCGAGGAGCAATTCTGGTATCACCCATGTGCAAAATTTCAGACAAGGTAAAACCCAGATGGCCACTTCCTCAAGTCCTCACTTTTATCGCAAAACTCTTGCCTACTTTGGCAATTGTACCAACAGAAGATCTCTTGTACAAATCAGTCAAagtggaagaaaagaagattatAGGGAACAAGAATCCTTTAAGATACAGAGGAAAGCCAAGATTGGGGACAGTTGTAGAACTCCTGAGGGTAACTGAGTATTTGAGTCAAAAACTATGCGATGTGAGTATCCCATTCCTTGTAGTGCATGGAAGTGCAGATGTTGTTACGGATCCGGCAGTGAGTAGGACTTTGTACGAGGAAGCATCAAGCCAAGACAAGACAATAAAGATTTATGAAGGAATGTGGCATTCTTTGTTGTTCGGTGAACCTGATGACAACATTGAGATTGTTCGTAGTGATATTTTATCTTGGTTGAACGATAGATGTAACACAAAGATCTGA
- the LOC18596911 gene encoding helicase-like transcription factor CHR28 isoform X1, whose amino-acid sequence MLMMGEDIGNDSSGFLPRGDPSTDDKFDDLVSDSLCIDLDTFNRILEENSDPLQRNPDDPSGRNMLQGDSAPVSIHFQSGFQLFKELPSSGFGFEDLLRYSSEASDARAGSVGGSFDFHGKLESSAQNCSPVQTSSASFKEWFPIGQGTSYTEGVGMSLLEMPSCSTASSFAEIDGNHVLDRRDNLNFDLVDNRTGIQFKNTSDEFDYKNALYSPDAENINLIYEHSGDYRINTLQTLEATENDVARSVEFPSFGADMSSHNVTSIESTICHGSDVISDFSDPSSVILHRATGDDACFADCSTHYLPSSQNFMFEENMEGEVVEFPTESACSSSRIIFNAQGGTDNRSMSGLSMTHFSDVKRQYFEGKGNGHISPACGNLSYIANDGCFDGKGSVQPFDHSHSCISNNIFFHSAEALDKTSWVKSTNRADDSLSVDEDSKHSLSDISPSISNQEFTVNGKDAPQYYQDINLNVSSHSSLRGGGHLNLTSSEQYFSSSHPIPSTKMQLGCYGDERENKLIPPRSMGLSKVSPESIHSNSSDCRSHDDDEPEIRILEDISQPARTNQSLVLVKKTSSLPNTTFSNPLHNSGMGGIRPKENDERLIFQVALQGLSQPKSEASPPDGVLTVPLLRHQRIALSWMTQKEKAGSHCLGGILADDQGLGKTVSTIALILKEKPPSSRASSQDMRKVQFETLNLDDNDDDHNEGMKQESVSSQVTTNGAIEKSSSPSGQAKGRPAAGTLIVCPTSVLRQWAEELNNKVTSKANLSVLVYHGSNRTKDPFELAKYDVVLTTYSIVSMEVPKQPPVHGDDDEKGKLEGDNLSSMDFPPSRKRKYSPSSNKKGVKHKKEVDELLVDSASRPLAKVGWFRIVLDEAQSIKNHRTQVARACWGLRAKRRWCLSGTPIQNAIDDLYSYFRFLRYDPYAAYKSFCSSIKFPITKNPGKGYPKLRAILQTIMLRRTKGTLLDGKPIINLPPKVIELKKVEFTKEERDFYSRLETDSRNQFKEYAAAGTVKQNYVNILLMLLRLRQACDHPLLVRGFDSNSLWRSSIETAKKLPEEKLTFLLSCLASLALCGICNDPPEDAVVAVCGHVFCNQCISEHLSGDDNQCPTTNCKVRLSASSVFSNATLSSTLSEQPGQDSSLNCSGSQIVEVIGPHSEDCSYGSSKIRAALQVLQLLAKPQDHSLKSSGCLEGLSDLHSGDSPNGVLDEKNFGTGESLNDSCKVLGEKAIVFSQWTRMLDLFEGCLKSSSIHYRRLDGTMSVAARDKAVKDFNALPEVSVMIMSLKAASLGLNMVAACHVLLLDLWWNPTTEDQAIDRAHRIGQTRPVTVLRLTVKDTVEDRILALQQKKREMVASAFGEDETGGRQTRLTVEDLEYLFMA is encoded by the exons atGTTGATGATGGGGGAGGATATCGGTAATGATAGCTCCGGTTTCTTGCCACGTGGTGATCCTTCGACCGATGATAAGTTCGATGATCTCGTTTCTGATAGTCTCTGCATCGATCTAGACACCTTCAATCGCATTCTTGAAGAGAATTCTGATCCTCTGCAG AGAAATCCCGATGATCCATCAGGCAGAAATATGTTGCAAGGGGACTCAGCTCCTGTATCTATTCATTTTCAGAGTG gcTTTCAGTTGTTTAAAGAATTGCCTTCGTCAGGGTTTGGTTTTGAAGATCTTTTAAGATATAGCTCCGAGGCTTCAGATGCTAGGGCTGGGTCTGTTGGTGGTTCATTTGATTTCCATGGGAAGTTGGAATCGTCTGCACAGAATTGTTCTCCAGTCCAGACATCCTCTGCAAGTTTTAAAGAGTGGTTTCCAATTGGTCAAGGGACTTCCTACACAGAGGGGGTTGGAATGTCTCTGCTTGAGATGCCCAGCTGTAGTACAGCATCTAGTTTTGCTGAGATAGATGGAAACCATGTGTTAGATCGCAgagataatttaaattttgatcttgTGGATAATAGAACTGGAATACAATTCAAGAATACTTCAGATGAGTTTGACTACAAAA ATGCTTTGTATAGCCCTGATGctgagaatataaatttaatatatgaaCATTCTGGTGATTATCGAATTAATACCTTGCAAACCCTGGAAGCTACTGAAAATGACGTGGCTAGGTCTGTGGAGTTTCCCTCCTTCGGTGCTGATATGTCTTCACATAATGTTACTTCTATTGAGTCTACTATCTGTCATGGTTCAGATGTTATTAGTGATTTTAGTGATCCTTCTTCAGTTATACTTCATCGTGCTACTGGAGATGACGCATGTTTTGCTGATTGCTCAACACACTATTTGCCTAGTTcccaaaattttatgtttgaaGAAAATATGGAAGGTGAAGTAGTGGAATTTCCAACTGAGAGTGCATGCTCAAGTAGTAGGATAATTTTTAATGCTCAGGGTGGGACTGATAATAGGTCCATGTCAGGGCTCTCAATGACTCATTTCTCTGATGTAAAGCGACAGTATTTTGAAGGCAAAGGTAATGGGCATATTTCACCAGCCTGTGGAAATTTGTCATACATTGCTAATGATGGATGTTTTGATGGCAAAGGATCAGTGCAGCCGTTCGATCATTCTCactcttgcatttcaaacaaCATCTTCTTCCATTCGGCTGAAGCTTTAGATAAAACTAGCTGGGTAAAGTCTACTAACAGGGCTGATGACTCATTATCTGTTGATGAAGACTCGAAGCACTCGTTGTCTGATATTTCACCTTCTATATCAAATCAGGAGTTTACGGTTAATGGCAAGGATGCTCCTCAGTATTACCAAGATATTAATCTAAATGTTAGTAGTCATTCATCCCTTCGTGGTGGTGGACATTTGAACTTAACTTCCTCAGAGCAATATTTTTCCAGCTCTCATCCAATTCCTTCAACCAAGATGCAATTAGGTTGTTATGGGGATGAAAGAGAGAATAAGTTGATTCCTCCAAGGAGCATGGGTCTTTCAAAAGTCAGCCCTGAATCTATTCACAGCAATTCATCAGATTGCAGATcccatgatgatgatgaaccAGAGATACGTATACTTGAAGACATCAGTCAACCTGCCCGCACAAATCAATCCCTGGTGCTTGTAAAGAAGACTTCTAGTTTGCCGAATACTACATTTAGTAATCCCCTCCATAACTCAGGAATGGGAGGTATCAGGCCCAAGGAAAATGACGAGCGGTTAATTTTTCAGGTTGCATTGCAG GGTCTTTCTCAGCCAAAGTCTGAAGCGAGTCCACCGGATGGTGTTTTGACAGTACCTCTTCTACGACATCAG CGAATTGCATTATCATGGATGACCCAGAAGGAGAAAGCTGGCTCGCACTGTTTGGGAGGAATTCTTGCAGATGATCAG GGATTAGGAAAAACTGTATCAACAATTGCACTTATTCTTAAGGAAAAGCCTCCATCTTCTAGAGCATCTTCTCAAGATATGCGAAAAGTTCAGTTTGAAACACTAAATTTGGATGACAACGACGATGATCATAACGAAGGGATGAAGCAAGAATCTGTTAGTAGTCAAGTTACAACAAATGGTGCTATAGAGAAAAGCTCTTCTCCCTCAGGGCAAGCAAAGGGAAGGCCAGCTGCTGGAACACTCATTGTATGTCCAACAAGTGTACTGCGGCAATGGGCAGAGGAGTTAAACAATAAGGTGACGAGCAAAGCTAATCTCTCCGTTCTAGTATACCATGGAAGCAACAGAACGAAGGATCCTTTTGAGTTAGCAAAGTATGATGTTGTCCTGACCACATATTCAATTGTTAGCATGGAGGTCCCAAAGCAGCCTCCTGTTCATGGAGATGATGATGAGAAAGGGAAGCTGGAAGGTGACAATTTATCATCTATGGATTTTCCACCAAGCCGGAAAAGGAAATACTCTCCCAGTTCTAATAAAAAGGGAGTGAAGCATAAGAAGGAAGTGGATGAATTGCTTGTTGATTCTGCTTCTCGACCTCTTGCAAAAGTTGGATGGTTTAGAATTGTTCTGGATGAGGCCCAAAGCATCAAAAACCATAGAACTCAAGTTGCTAGGGCCTGTTGGGGCCTTCGTGCTAAACGTAGATGGTGCTTGTCTGGGACTCCAATTCAAAATGCCATCGATGATCTTTATAGCTACTTCAGATTTCTGAGATATGACCCATATGCTGCTTACAAGTCATTCTGTTCTTCAATAAAGTTCCCGATTACTAAAAATCCAGGGAAAGGGTATCCAAAACTACGAGCTATCTTGCAGACAATAATGTTACGTCGCACCAAAG GTACTCTTCTTGATGGGAAACCAATCATTAACTTGCCACCTAAAGTGATAGAACTGAAAAAGGTGGAATTCACAAAGGAGGAACGTGATTTCTACTCCAGACTGGAGACTGATTCACGTAATCAGTTTAAA GAGTATGCAGCTGCTGGGACTGTCAAACAAAACTATGTGAATATCTTGTTGATGCTTTTGCGCCTTCGCCAAGCTTGCGATCATCCTCTTCTTGTCAGGGGTTTTGATTCAAACTCTTTATGGAGGTCGTCGATTGAGACTGCAAAGAAGCTTCCTGAGGAGAAGCTAACATTTCTTCTGAGTTGTTTAGCATCTTTGGCACTCTGTGGCATCTGCAAT GATCCACCGGAAGATGCTGTTGTTGCTGTCTGTGGTCATGTTTTCTGCAATCAATGCATCTCTGAACATCTTAGTGGTGATGACAACCAGTGTCCGACCACAAATTGCAAAGTTCGACTCAGTGCATCTTCTGTGTTTTCAAATGCCACCTTAAGCAGCACTCTCTCCGAGCAGCCTGGTCAGGATAGTTCCCTTAATTGTTCTGGTTCTCAAATTGTTGAGGTAATTGGGCCTCATTCTGAGGATTGTTCGTATGGTTCTTCCAAAATTAGGGCTGCCCTTCAGGTCCTGCAATTGCTAGCTAAACCTCAAGATCATAGCTTAAAGAGTAGTGGGTGTCTGGAAGGTTTGTCCGATCTCCATTCTGGTGATTCACCAAATGGTGTTcttgatgaaaaaaattttggtacGGGTGAAAGTTTGAATGATTCTTGTAAGGTCCTTGGAGAGAAAGCCATAGTGTTTTCCCAGTGGACAAGgatgttggatttatttgaagGGTGTCTTAAAAGTTCTTCCATCCATTACAGAAGACTTGATGGAACTATGTCAGTTGCAGCTAGAGATAAAGCAGTGAAGGATTTCAACGCCCTACCAGAG GTGTCTGTTATGATTATGTCTCTGAAAGCTGCTAGTCTTGGGCTGAACATGGTTGCAGCTTGCCATGTTCTTCTGCTGGATCTTTGGTGGAACCCTACAACTGAGGACCAGGCAATTGACAGAGCACATCGAATTGGGCAGACTCGCCCTGTAACTGTTTTGCGTTTAACTGTGAAAGATACAGTTGAAGATCGTATTTTAGCTCTTCAA CAAAAGAAGAGGGAGATGGTTGCATCTGCATTTGGAGAGGATGAAACTGGTGGTCGTCAGACTCGCCTCACTGTAGAGGACTTGGAATACTTGTTTATGGCATGA
- the LOC18596909 gene encoding caffeoylshikimate esterase has translation MEREEEIHYWGNVSEEDYYKQQGIKASKSFYTSPRGLSLFTRSLLPISGSPRGVIFGVHGYGSDTSWTFQSTPIFLAQKGFACFALDIEGHGRSQGLRGYVPNVDLVVQDCLSYFNLIKQDPNLDGLPCFLYGESMGGAICLMIHFADPEGFQGAILVSPMCKIPDQLRPGWPIRQVFAFISKLLPTLAIVPTEDVLYKSIKVEEKKIIGNKNPLRYRGKPRLGTALELLRITEYLGQKLCDVSIPFLVVHGSADVVTEAEVSRTLYEEASSQDKTIKIYEGMWHSLLFGEPDDNIEIVRSDILSWLNDRCNRKI, from the coding sequence ATGGAACGGGAAGAAGAGATTCACTACTGGGGCAACGTCTCAGAGGAAGACTACTACAAGCAGCAAGGGATAAAGGCATCAAAGTCATTCTACACCTCACCAAGAGGCCTCTCTCTCTTCACAAGATCATTGCTTCCCATCTCCGGCTCTCCACGTGGCGTCATCTTTGGGGTCCATGGGTATGGCTCTGACACGAGCTGGACTTTCCAGTCCACACCAATCTTCCTTGCTCAGAAAGGTTTCGCTTGCTTTGCGCTTGACATTGAAGGCCATGGAAGATCTCAAGGCCTAAGAGGTTATGTTCCCAATGTTGATTTAGTTGTCCAAGACTGTCTCTCTTACTTCAATCTCATCAAGCAGGATCCTAACTTGGATGGGTTACCATGTTTCCTCTATGGAGAATCAATGGGTGGTGCTATTTGTTTGATGATTCATTTTGCTGATCCAGAAGGGTTTCAAGGAGCAATTTTGGTATCACCCATGTGCAAAATTCCAGACCAGTTAAGACCCGGATGGCCGATTCGTCAAGTCTTCGCTTTTATCTCAAAACTCTTGCCTACTTTGGCAATTGTACCAACAGAAGATGTCTTGTACAAATCAATCAAagtggaagaaaagaagattatAGGGAACAAGAATCCTTTAAGATACAGAGGAAAGCCAAGATTGGGGACAGCTTTAGAACTCCTGAGGATAACTGAGTATTTGGGTCAAAAATTATGTGATGTGAGTATTCCATTCCTTGTAGTGCATGGAAGTGCAGATGTTGTCACGGAGGCGGAAGTGAGTAGGACTTTGTACGAGGAAGCATCAAGTCAAGACAAGACGATAAAGATTTATGAAGGAATGTGGCATTCTTTGTTGTTTGGTGAACCTGATGACAACATTGAGATTGTTCGTAGTGATATTTTGTCTTGGTTGAATGATAGATGTAACAGAAAGATCTGA
- the LOC18596911 gene encoding helicase-like transcription factor CHR28 isoform X2 produces MLMMGEDIGNDSSGFLPRGDPSTDDKFDDLVSDSLCIDLDTFNRILEENSDPLQRNPDDPSGRNMLQGDSAPVSIHFQSGFGFEDLLRYSSEASDARAGSVGGSFDFHGKLESSAQNCSPVQTSSASFKEWFPIGQGTSYTEGVGMSLLEMPSCSTASSFAEIDGNHVLDRRDNLNFDLVDNRTGIQFKNTSDEFDYKNALYSPDAENINLIYEHSGDYRINTLQTLEATENDVARSVEFPSFGADMSSHNVTSIESTICHGSDVISDFSDPSSVILHRATGDDACFADCSTHYLPSSQNFMFEENMEGEVVEFPTESACSSSRIIFNAQGGTDNRSMSGLSMTHFSDVKRQYFEGKGNGHISPACGNLSYIANDGCFDGKGSVQPFDHSHSCISNNIFFHSAEALDKTSWVKSTNRADDSLSVDEDSKHSLSDISPSISNQEFTVNGKDAPQYYQDINLNVSSHSSLRGGGHLNLTSSEQYFSSSHPIPSTKMQLGCYGDERENKLIPPRSMGLSKVSPESIHSNSSDCRSHDDDEPEIRILEDISQPARTNQSLVLVKKTSSLPNTTFSNPLHNSGMGGIRPKENDERLIFQVALQGLSQPKSEASPPDGVLTVPLLRHQRIALSWMTQKEKAGSHCLGGILADDQGLGKTVSTIALILKEKPPSSRASSQDMRKVQFETLNLDDNDDDHNEGMKQESVSSQVTTNGAIEKSSSPSGQAKGRPAAGTLIVCPTSVLRQWAEELNNKVTSKANLSVLVYHGSNRTKDPFELAKYDVVLTTYSIVSMEVPKQPPVHGDDDEKGKLEGDNLSSMDFPPSRKRKYSPSSNKKGVKHKKEVDELLVDSASRPLAKVGWFRIVLDEAQSIKNHRTQVARACWGLRAKRRWCLSGTPIQNAIDDLYSYFRFLRYDPYAAYKSFCSSIKFPITKNPGKGYPKLRAILQTIMLRRTKGTLLDGKPIINLPPKVIELKKVEFTKEERDFYSRLETDSRNQFKEYAAAGTVKQNYVNILLMLLRLRQACDHPLLVRGFDSNSLWRSSIETAKKLPEEKLTFLLSCLASLALCGICNDPPEDAVVAVCGHVFCNQCISEHLSGDDNQCPTTNCKVRLSASSVFSNATLSSTLSEQPGQDSSLNCSGSQIVEVIGPHSEDCSYGSSKIRAALQVLQLLAKPQDHSLKSSGCLEGLSDLHSGDSPNGVLDEKNFGTGESLNDSCKVLGEKAIVFSQWTRMLDLFEGCLKSSSIHYRRLDGTMSVAARDKAVKDFNALPEVSVMIMSLKAASLGLNMVAACHVLLLDLWWNPTTEDQAIDRAHRIGQTRPVTVLRLTVKDTVEDRILALQQKKREMVASAFGEDETGGRQTRLTVEDLEYLFMA; encoded by the exons atGTTGATGATGGGGGAGGATATCGGTAATGATAGCTCCGGTTTCTTGCCACGTGGTGATCCTTCGACCGATGATAAGTTCGATGATCTCGTTTCTGATAGTCTCTGCATCGATCTAGACACCTTCAATCGCATTCTTGAAGAGAATTCTGATCCTCTGCAG AGAAATCCCGATGATCCATCAGGCAGAAATATGTTGCAAGGGGACTCAGCTCCTGTATCTATTCATTTTCAGAGTG GGTTTGGTTTTGAAGATCTTTTAAGATATAGCTCCGAGGCTTCAGATGCTAGGGCTGGGTCTGTTGGTGGTTCATTTGATTTCCATGGGAAGTTGGAATCGTCTGCACAGAATTGTTCTCCAGTCCAGACATCCTCTGCAAGTTTTAAAGAGTGGTTTCCAATTGGTCAAGGGACTTCCTACACAGAGGGGGTTGGAATGTCTCTGCTTGAGATGCCCAGCTGTAGTACAGCATCTAGTTTTGCTGAGATAGATGGAAACCATGTGTTAGATCGCAgagataatttaaattttgatcttgTGGATAATAGAACTGGAATACAATTCAAGAATACTTCAGATGAGTTTGACTACAAAA ATGCTTTGTATAGCCCTGATGctgagaatataaatttaatatatgaaCATTCTGGTGATTATCGAATTAATACCTTGCAAACCCTGGAAGCTACTGAAAATGACGTGGCTAGGTCTGTGGAGTTTCCCTCCTTCGGTGCTGATATGTCTTCACATAATGTTACTTCTATTGAGTCTACTATCTGTCATGGTTCAGATGTTATTAGTGATTTTAGTGATCCTTCTTCAGTTATACTTCATCGTGCTACTGGAGATGACGCATGTTTTGCTGATTGCTCAACACACTATTTGCCTAGTTcccaaaattttatgtttgaaGAAAATATGGAAGGTGAAGTAGTGGAATTTCCAACTGAGAGTGCATGCTCAAGTAGTAGGATAATTTTTAATGCTCAGGGTGGGACTGATAATAGGTCCATGTCAGGGCTCTCAATGACTCATTTCTCTGATGTAAAGCGACAGTATTTTGAAGGCAAAGGTAATGGGCATATTTCACCAGCCTGTGGAAATTTGTCATACATTGCTAATGATGGATGTTTTGATGGCAAAGGATCAGTGCAGCCGTTCGATCATTCTCactcttgcatttcaaacaaCATCTTCTTCCATTCGGCTGAAGCTTTAGATAAAACTAGCTGGGTAAAGTCTACTAACAGGGCTGATGACTCATTATCTGTTGATGAAGACTCGAAGCACTCGTTGTCTGATATTTCACCTTCTATATCAAATCAGGAGTTTACGGTTAATGGCAAGGATGCTCCTCAGTATTACCAAGATATTAATCTAAATGTTAGTAGTCATTCATCCCTTCGTGGTGGTGGACATTTGAACTTAACTTCCTCAGAGCAATATTTTTCCAGCTCTCATCCAATTCCTTCAACCAAGATGCAATTAGGTTGTTATGGGGATGAAAGAGAGAATAAGTTGATTCCTCCAAGGAGCATGGGTCTTTCAAAAGTCAGCCCTGAATCTATTCACAGCAATTCATCAGATTGCAGATcccatgatgatgatgaaccAGAGATACGTATACTTGAAGACATCAGTCAACCTGCCCGCACAAATCAATCCCTGGTGCTTGTAAAGAAGACTTCTAGTTTGCCGAATACTACATTTAGTAATCCCCTCCATAACTCAGGAATGGGAGGTATCAGGCCCAAGGAAAATGACGAGCGGTTAATTTTTCAGGTTGCATTGCAG GGTCTTTCTCAGCCAAAGTCTGAAGCGAGTCCACCGGATGGTGTTTTGACAGTACCTCTTCTACGACATCAG CGAATTGCATTATCATGGATGACCCAGAAGGAGAAAGCTGGCTCGCACTGTTTGGGAGGAATTCTTGCAGATGATCAG GGATTAGGAAAAACTGTATCAACAATTGCACTTATTCTTAAGGAAAAGCCTCCATCTTCTAGAGCATCTTCTCAAGATATGCGAAAAGTTCAGTTTGAAACACTAAATTTGGATGACAACGACGATGATCATAACGAAGGGATGAAGCAAGAATCTGTTAGTAGTCAAGTTACAACAAATGGTGCTATAGAGAAAAGCTCTTCTCCCTCAGGGCAAGCAAAGGGAAGGCCAGCTGCTGGAACACTCATTGTATGTCCAACAAGTGTACTGCGGCAATGGGCAGAGGAGTTAAACAATAAGGTGACGAGCAAAGCTAATCTCTCCGTTCTAGTATACCATGGAAGCAACAGAACGAAGGATCCTTTTGAGTTAGCAAAGTATGATGTTGTCCTGACCACATATTCAATTGTTAGCATGGAGGTCCCAAAGCAGCCTCCTGTTCATGGAGATGATGATGAGAAAGGGAAGCTGGAAGGTGACAATTTATCATCTATGGATTTTCCACCAAGCCGGAAAAGGAAATACTCTCCCAGTTCTAATAAAAAGGGAGTGAAGCATAAGAAGGAAGTGGATGAATTGCTTGTTGATTCTGCTTCTCGACCTCTTGCAAAAGTTGGATGGTTTAGAATTGTTCTGGATGAGGCCCAAAGCATCAAAAACCATAGAACTCAAGTTGCTAGGGCCTGTTGGGGCCTTCGTGCTAAACGTAGATGGTGCTTGTCTGGGACTCCAATTCAAAATGCCATCGATGATCTTTATAGCTACTTCAGATTTCTGAGATATGACCCATATGCTGCTTACAAGTCATTCTGTTCTTCAATAAAGTTCCCGATTACTAAAAATCCAGGGAAAGGGTATCCAAAACTACGAGCTATCTTGCAGACAATAATGTTACGTCGCACCAAAG GTACTCTTCTTGATGGGAAACCAATCATTAACTTGCCACCTAAAGTGATAGAACTGAAAAAGGTGGAATTCACAAAGGAGGAACGTGATTTCTACTCCAGACTGGAGACTGATTCACGTAATCAGTTTAAA GAGTATGCAGCTGCTGGGACTGTCAAACAAAACTATGTGAATATCTTGTTGATGCTTTTGCGCCTTCGCCAAGCTTGCGATCATCCTCTTCTTGTCAGGGGTTTTGATTCAAACTCTTTATGGAGGTCGTCGATTGAGACTGCAAAGAAGCTTCCTGAGGAGAAGCTAACATTTCTTCTGAGTTGTTTAGCATCTTTGGCACTCTGTGGCATCTGCAAT GATCCACCGGAAGATGCTGTTGTTGCTGTCTGTGGTCATGTTTTCTGCAATCAATGCATCTCTGAACATCTTAGTGGTGATGACAACCAGTGTCCGACCACAAATTGCAAAGTTCGACTCAGTGCATCTTCTGTGTTTTCAAATGCCACCTTAAGCAGCACTCTCTCCGAGCAGCCTGGTCAGGATAGTTCCCTTAATTGTTCTGGTTCTCAAATTGTTGAGGTAATTGGGCCTCATTCTGAGGATTGTTCGTATGGTTCTTCCAAAATTAGGGCTGCCCTTCAGGTCCTGCAATTGCTAGCTAAACCTCAAGATCATAGCTTAAAGAGTAGTGGGTGTCTGGAAGGTTTGTCCGATCTCCATTCTGGTGATTCACCAAATGGTGTTcttgatgaaaaaaattttggtacGGGTGAAAGTTTGAATGATTCTTGTAAGGTCCTTGGAGAGAAAGCCATAGTGTTTTCCCAGTGGACAAGgatgttggatttatttgaagGGTGTCTTAAAAGTTCTTCCATCCATTACAGAAGACTTGATGGAACTATGTCAGTTGCAGCTAGAGATAAAGCAGTGAAGGATTTCAACGCCCTACCAGAG GTGTCTGTTATGATTATGTCTCTGAAAGCTGCTAGTCTTGGGCTGAACATGGTTGCAGCTTGCCATGTTCTTCTGCTGGATCTTTGGTGGAACCCTACAACTGAGGACCAGGCAATTGACAGAGCACATCGAATTGGGCAGACTCGCCCTGTAACTGTTTTGCGTTTAACTGTGAAAGATACAGTTGAAGATCGTATTTTAGCTCTTCAA CAAAAGAAGAGGGAGATGGTTGCATCTGCATTTGGAGAGGATGAAACTGGTGGTCGTCAGACTCGCCTCACTGTAGAGGACTTGGAATACTTGTTTATGGCATGA